The Fulvivirga maritima genome segment ATGAAGATCATCCTGATCAATATGATTGATACAGTCTGGCAAGGCACTGGCAATAGGGTTATCCTTACTATATTCAGACAAGCACTCTATATACCCTGCCCACTCTTCACCCTTCTCCTTCTTAGCCTCATATATAGGTATATAAGACTCACAGTGCCTTAAATAAGGAGTAAAGCTTACCACATAGAGCTTACCCCCATGCTTAAGCCACCTAAAGATTTTTTCTGCAGCCATCTCTATCTCAAAAGGCTTCAAAAAAGGAAATACTTGAGAAATGTAAATAGCCTGAAAATGATTATCAGGAAAATTAACATAAGGAAAATTACCCTCCATAGTAGTAAGCCTTCTGGAATGAGTAACAGGAACGCGCTCTTGCAGGCTTTCCAAATGCTCCTTATTAATATCTATAGCTACTACTTCTAAGCCTTTACGTAAGGCCGGCAAGGTAGCTACCCCATAAGCAGCACCTACATCGAGCACAGGACCGTGCCCCACTGTAGCCTCCGCTATAAATTTTTTCCCGATCTCCGGGAGCACATACGTAAACCCTCTTTTGTTTTTAGTTACCGCCGTAGACATATTGACATTTCTCTTGTAATAAATATTATGCTATAATAATATCTATTTTAACACGAGATCATTCTTTAACCCCTTAAAAGTCACATCAAAAAGTAAAATCACTAAATTTCA includes the following:
- a CDS encoding class I SAM-dependent methyltransferase codes for the protein MSTAVTKNKRGFTYVLPEIGKKFIAEATVGHGPVLDVGAAYGVATLPALRKGLEVVAIDINKEHLESLQERVPVTHSRRLTTMEGNFPYVNFPDNHFQAIYISQVFPFLKPFEIEMAAEKIFRWLKHGGKLYVVSFTPYLRHCESYIPIYEAKKEKGEEWAGYIECLSEYSKDNPIASALPDCINHIDQDDLHRVFSPLFDIEQLFVFGDPNNHLPDWIRYDGKERVGMIAKKGI